TTCTTACATCAGGGGCATCTTCTCAAAATGGAATGCGGTAATCTGAATAAATCTTTGCTGCAGCGGCTCTGTTTTTACTATTGATTTTAATAGTGATTTCAAGATAAGCTTTTACTCCCATAGTAAAATTCCTCCTTAAATAGTGTGTATTACTTATTGAACAATCAAAGTATATTAAAAAAACTATAGTAGTGAAAGATATAAGCAAATTTATGAGTAACTAATAAATTTCGTAGTAACTTGTAAATTGATAGCATAGGATTATAATTTATATATAAAAAGTCTTAGGGGGATGGCTGTAGTATTAGCAGCAACCTTGAAAAGTTTAATTTCAGATAACATAGTAAAACGGGAACAATATGATGAAATTCCACCTAAAGTAGAGTATTCACTAACGGATAAGGGTAAATTTGTTGTGCCTATTTTGCAAAGTATTTGTAGGTGGTCTGGAGCTTATCATAAAAATGAAAGTGAACATATAATGGCTCAATGTCAGAAATGTGACTATCACAATGAATAAAACAACATTCTAGAAATGCAAAGGAGTCATTATGGACATTATTAAGTTGATATTAATTTTTTCATGTATAGTTATAGTAATAAAGCTAAAAAAACCTTTGTATGCATCAATATTGGCGGGCATATTAGGTACAATTTTGTTATATGGGATAAACCCATTAGTAGCCATTAAACTTATGAAGAATGGGGCTTTTAGCTTAGGTACAACGAATCTTGTTTTAGCTTTTTACACAATTACCTTTTTGCAGAGAATGATGGAAAAAAGAGAGCATTTGCTGCTAGTGGAAAAATCCTTAAGTAATTTATTTAATAGCAGAAGAGTAAATGCAATGGTTGCACCATTTATAATTGGTTTATTACCATCTGCGGGTGCAGTGCTAATAGCTTCTCCAATCGTTGACAATGCTGGAGGAGATTATATAAGTAATGAAGAAAAGACTTTCATCACTAGTTACTTCAGACACATTTCTGAATCCTTTTTACCTACATACTCAACTATTTTACTAGCATTAAATCTTTCAGGCATAGATATGACAGCCTTTGTATTAGCAATGCTGCCTATGGTGGCTGTATTGTTTTGGCTAGGATATTTTATGCATGTTAAAAAGATTCCCAAAGATACTGGAATTAAAGAATCAACTGACAAACTTGAAGACGTAAAAAATTTAATAATTAGCCTATGGCCAATTGCGGTGATCATAGTAATTATCTTAGGGTTAAAAGTCCCTGTTCACTATGCAGTTTTTCCTATTATAATACTTTCATTTATGATAAACAAATTTAGTTTTGATGAGATAAAACCAATGTTTATATCAGCAATAGAAGGCAAATTAATATTAACTACTATTGTAATAATGATGTTTAAAGAAATTTTGACTTTTACAGGGGTTATTCAAAGATTACCTGAATACTTTTCAGCCTTGCCTATTCCACCAGTAATTATTTTTATGCTAATATTTTTCTTTGGTACATTGGTGGCGGGGGCTAAAGGCATGATCGCAATAGCACTGCCTTTAGCATATGCCACTATTCCAAGCGGCGGATTAGCCTTAATGATACTGATTATGTGTACAACCTATATTGCTATGCAAATTTCACCAACTCATATTTGTTTGGCAATAGTAGTAGAGCACTATGGCACTTCATTTATAGATTTGGTAAAAAAGACTATGCCTATAGTATTAATTTTTGTTGTAATCAGCTCTCTTTACAGTTACTTATTATTTTTACTGCTGTAAGTCCTCATAATGTCTTCAATCAGAAAAAGAGAATTGTCATTATAGTAAACATATGCAACGAGGCTTTTTCTCTCGCAGAAGAAAAAGTTAACAATTTAACTTTTTAAAAATATAAAAATTTAAAAAGTTAACTTTCTACTCTGCGAGGACTTTAGGTCTGCGTGCAAATTTTCAATGAATAAAACATGTTGGCACGGCGTAAATATTTAATTGATAAAAGCTTCAATATGAGAGAATACTACGATTGGCATAGAAAATATTTTGAGGTGAAAGTTATGGAAAACATTAAGTACGAAGTTGAAACAAAAAAATCCTTTGAAGAAGCGCTGGAAAGCGTTATAAAAAGCTTGGAGGAGCAGAAGTTTGGTGTGCTGTGGAAACTGAATTTTAAAGATAAATTAAAGGAAAAGGGTATAGAATTTGAAAATAACTTTATGATATTGGAGGTTTGCAACCCGCATAAGGCAAAGGAAGTGCTATCGAAGCATTTAGATGTAGGATATTTTTTACCCTGCAAGCTAGTAGTATATGAAGAAAAGGGAACGGTCAAAATAGGCATGATTAGTCCTGATAAGCTTATTGGGCTTTTAAATCATGAAGACCTAAGTGAAACTGCTAAGGAAGTTCAGAAGATAATGGTTGCTGCAATTAACAATGCTAAATAAATTATAGTATTAAAAACAATAGAAGCTTGGTTATTAAAACCAAGCTTTGTTTTATTTCAAAGGATACTTCCAAGACATTAGTCCTCTTTTTAAGTGATAAATATTAGTGAACTCATTTTTTGCTAGAGTATTAACTGCCGAGGGGCTTCTCCCACCTGATGCGCAGTGTACAAGTATAGGAGTAGATTTAAACTTGTTAAGCTCATTTATTCTAGTGGATAACTGCTGCAATGGAATATTCTTAGCTTTTGGTATGTGACCTGATTCAAACTCACCTTTTGTTCTCACGTCAAGTACAACTAAATTTTTATTTTCGTTTATCAATTTATAAGCTTCATCAGCCGATATGTTTTTTACATTCTTGTTATTAAACATAAAAAATCTCTTCCTAAAGAAATTAAACGCAAAGAAAGCAACTATTAGCCATAATAATGTATTTTGCAATGCAATCACTCCTATTTAAAATTTACATATTCAAATATTACGATACAATAATATCATAAAGCAATTCGAAAGTAAACCCTATATGGGTATCTTGTGCAACAGGAGTTGGGGACGATTATCAAATTCTTGTTTTTTCGGCGAAGAAATAAATAATTTGTGTTTACAAGAATGTATCCAGGAATATAGATAAAAATAATATTCAAGTAAGTATATGGAAAAGCGTTCAGTTAATGTATAATTTGATTAGTGATTAGAAAAAAGGGATTAGTTAGATTTTAAGGGGGAAACAATTTGCGAAAGATAAAAAAAGGAGATATAATTACTTTGCTTATAGCAGGTTTTATAGCTGCAGGCATAGATAAGGCTTTACATAAGTATATAGGATACAAATATAATTTTCTTTTAGATACTTTTGATATGAAAAAATTATTATTGGAACTATTAGTGGTATTTATATGTTCTTCATTTGTTTATATAGTAATGGTAGTCTGGTATAAATTTAAAAAATAGACAACCTTTTTATCAAGTTGTTATTTTCAGTACACTACATATTAGATTTAGTAAAATAAGGCGAGTTTAATAATAATAAGTTAATAGCTAGTTAGGAGAAAAAATCAGACCATATAAAAGTAGATTATTATATTCCAGCTAACTCTGTAAATAGTGTAAATTAGGTGGTGAGGAGCAGTATGAAGAAACTTATAATTAGAGAATGCTCAATAGAGGATTTGGAGGATATTTTATTATTACAACATCAATGGGTAAAAGAAGACATAACTCACGGACTTATTCCTGTTGAAAAAAGTTATATAGAAACTAAACTTGGCAAGTATTTTTTAGTTGCTGAATCAGATAGTAAAATCATAGGTTTTGTATACGGTTCAATTCACACAGCAGATAATATGGCTGTCATTGATAACGGACAGTTATATATAGAAGTAGAAGATATTTATGTGGCATCAGATTATAGGGGTACAGGACTAGGAAGCAGTTTATTGGATGAGATATTACATATTGCAAAGGGCAATGGGATTGATAGGTCCTTAATATATTCATCAACAAAAGATATGGAAGGCATTATAAGTTTTTATAAAAAGCATAATTACAAAACATGGTATATTCAAATGTTTAAATAAAACTGTGCTTTGAATTTCACTAATATGAATCAAAATAGGCAGCCAATCGAGGCTGTCTTTAAATTTGAACATTTTTCTTGAACAGAGCTGAAATTAGGTGGGAAATTTATGCATATATTTACTAAATATTTGAATATAGGATTCCATATGCTTTATAATGGAATAAATGAATCATTGTAAATTATTCTGAAGTATTAATCAATTATTGAATGATAATGGGAGGTGAATATATGTTCTGTCCAAAATGTAAGAGTGAGTATGAAGACGGATATTATATCTGTGCGGATTGTGGAACTGAATTAGTAGAAGAAGAAAAGCTACCAAGTAACAAAGAATTTGAATATGTAGAACTTACTACAGTCGCAGAAACTAATAATTTAGGATTAGTAGCATTAGCGAAATCTGTTTTAGATTCTGAGGGAATAAAATATTATGCAAACGATACACAGTTTTATATTGCAAGAGGTGCGCTTTTTGTACAAATCCAAGTGCCAATATCAGATGCAATAAAAGCAAAAGAATTATTAAAAGATATAGGACTATAAAATATATTAGTGCATAATGTCCTAATATTATTCATCAAATGAGAGGGGATATTTTTATGTATGAAAATAAGATTGTGAGAATCGAATTGAAATATGGAATTGTAGAAATGAAGCCCGAACAGGATTACCAAGAAGTTATAGAAAAATATACTAAAGATGGTTGGAGATTTGTCCAAGTGTTTGCACCTCCTATTGCTGGCAATGGTTATGCTACTTTTTATGATTTGATTTTTGAAAGGCAAACAAATGAATAATTACCTGTTTTGTAAAAGATTATGGCAAGTTTGAATTTGTTAATCCATTAGATTGTCTGCAAACTTATACTTTAAAAATACAAGTTAATTAAGAAAGCGAGGCACACCATGGTTAAAGTGAACTTTTGTGAATTAAATACTGTAGAAGACAATAAATTAGCATTCGCTGTTATAATGACAAAATTTAATGGACAGTGGCTTTATGTAAGGCATAAGGACAGAAATACTTGGGAAATTCCAGGTGGACATAGAGAAGAAAATGAGAATATTAATGATACTGCTTCAAGAGAATTATTCGAGGAAACAGGAGCTACAAAGTTTAAATTGACGCCAATATGCACCTATTCTGTAGAAAGAGATGAGACAGTTGATTACACTGAATCTTTTGGACAATTATTTTATTCGGAAGTAGAAGCAGTGGATAGTCTGCTTCATTTTGAAATAAGTGAAATTAAATTATTTGAGGAGATTCCAGATAATTTAACCTATCCTTTGATTCAACCATTTTTGTATAAGAAGGTTTTAGAGTTTTTAAAAGAGCTATAAGCTTTCGGCAAGGCGTAGTTGGAGGTTTTACCTCACAGTTAGTAAAAAGTGAGACACAATGATTGTTTATATATTAGGAGGCCGCTATGCAAGAGTATAAAACTAAAGAAGAATTGATTGAGGAAATTGAGAAAACCTCAAAGTTATTCATTGCAGAATTTGATGATATAACTGAATCTGATAAAGACAAATTGCTGGAAGGCGTAGATCGTACGCCAGCGCAGATGCTTGCATACCAGCTTGGGTGGCTTAATTTGATTATGAGTTGGGATAAAGATGAGCTTTCAGGCAAAGAAGTTATAACACCTGCTCCAAACTACAAGTGGAATAAGTTAGGTGGATTATACAATAGCTTCTATGAACAGTATGAAGCTTATACCTTATATGAACTGAAAAATTTGTATAAGGATTTAGTAAGTACATTCATTGAGTGGACAAACAACTTTTCAAAGGATGAGTTATACGGGCAGGGCATTAGGAGGTGGGCAGCGTCTACGCCATCTAAGTGGCCAATATGGAAATGGATTCATATAAATACAGTTGCTCCATTCAAATCATTTCGCACTAAAATAAGAAAATGGAAAAAATTAAATGCACAATAAAAATTCATATTAATATTCTTGCAGCTTAAAATTTAAGCACTATGGGGGTTAAATGAATGGTCAGCTTATTAGAAAAAGTTGTTTTAGGACATACAAAGCAGTGGATATTAGCAAGGGGCAGCAGCGAGCAGAATTCTATAATTTTATTTTTGCATGGTGGACCAGGACTGCCAATGATGCCTTTTCATCAACATTTTCAAAGGGATATAGAGGACAAGTATTTAGTTGTACATTGGGATCAGAGGGGAGCAGGCAAATCCTATTCAGAGGATATACCAGCTGACAGCATGAATTTATCACAGCTGTTATCAGACGCTCAGGAATTAGTTCATTTATTAAAAAAGAAGTATAAGAAAGATAAAATATACTTGGCAGGACATTCTTGGGGAACTATCCTTGGTATTAACCTGGTTCATAATCATCCTGAGGATTTTTATGGCTTTATTAGCATTGGGCAAGTTGTTGATTTCTCACAAGCATTAAATATATCCCATGCTTTTGCGCTGGGAAAAGCAAAACAGCAAGGCTGCGAGGAAGCAGTAAATGAGCTTATTGGAATTGGTGAGCCGCCATTTAATGTGGATGATACGAAGCTGTCTATAATTCTTAAGAATGTGGGAAGATTCGGTGGCAGGATGCATAACGAAATAAGTTTTCCTAGCATTGCAAAGAAGTGTGAGGAGTATACAGAAGAAGATATAGAAAATATACCAAAGGGCTTGGCTTTTTCAGATATACATCTTTGGAAGGAGGTAATTAATTCAAGAATGATGGACAACTATTTGGAGTTTGAGATACCTATATATTTTTTATGCGGCAAGTATGATTATATAACTCCAACTGTGTTAGTTGAGGAATACTGCAAAAAAATTAATGCACCAGTGAAAAAAGTGATTGTGTTAGAAAACTCTGCGCATTTTCCATATATTGAAGAACCAAAAGCCTTTTCAAAGGCGATAATAGATATTTTAGAGAGCCATAAGGATAATTTATGGTAAGTTTAAAAGGGAGGTTGATAAACCTCCCTTTTCTCATTTAAAGCTGCTGAAGCTTGTAAAGTACAGCATCTAATTCTTCTTTTGTTGTGTATCTTCCAAAACTAAATCTTACAGCTCCACGGGCAATTTCGAAGGGAATTCCCATAGCGTCAAGAACTGGTGATATTGAAACTGAACCAGAGTGGCATGCTGAGCCTGTTGAAAGTGCAGCATCTCCAAGCTTTTCTATTATTTCATAGCCGTTAAGTCCTAGAAAGCTTATGTTCAGCGTATTTGGAAGCTTAATAGCTGGGTGTCCGTTTAACTTAATCTTATCTCCAAATATTTCTGAAAGCTTGTTGTAGAAATATTGAGTAAGCTCTTCTATTGTGCTGCTATCAATGGCTTCTTTCGCAAGCTCACAGGCTTTTCCAAGGGCAACGTTTAAAACTATATTTTCAGTACCGGCTCTTCTTTCAGCTTGATGACCAGCTCCATGGATTAACGGCTCAATGTTAATGCCACTTCTCATGTATAAAGCACCTACTCCTTTTGGAGCATATAGCTTGTGTCCTGCAACAGTTAAAAAGTCCAAGTTCAGCTTGTTTACATCGATTGGAACCTTTCCAACAGACTGCGAGGCATCAGTATGAAAAAGTACATTATGTTCCCTGGTTATTCTTCCTATTTCTTCAATGGGCTGTATAGTGCCGGTTTCGTTGTTTGAATGCATTATAGTAATTAAAATTGTTTTACCAGTTATAGCATTTTCTACATCCCTCACACTAACCATGCCATATTCATCCACTGGCAAATATGTAACTTCATAACCATTGCTTTCTAGAAACCTGCAAGGAGCCAAAACAGCAGGATGCTCTATTTGAGAGGTTATGATATGGTTTCCTTTATTCTTATATGAGTAAGCTGTGCCTTTAATAACTGTATTGTTTGACTCGCTTCCACCGCTTGTAAATATTATTTCTTTAGGAGAACTGTTAAGAAGCAATGCTACCTGTTCTCTAGCTTTTTCTACAGCCTCTTTTGCCAATCTGCCTGCTTCATGATTGCTTGAGGGATTTCCAAACACTTGATATAAATAGGGCTGAACTGCATCAGCTACCCTTTTGTCTATAGGGGTTGTTGCGTTATAATCCATATAAATCATAATCTTACTTCTCCTCGGATTTACTTAAGTCCTTTTAGTAATATTTATAGCATTGTAAAATTTGGATGTCAATTTTTAATTAATTATAAGCTTCTTATTAGCCTTTTAGGTTTAATTTGTATTGATATATTATTTTCTTTTTGATAAGATATAGTTAGGTAGCCTAACTATATGGAGGTGTATTATGAAGGAAAATATTATTGCTTGTGAAGATGCTATAACAAGATTCTGTCGTTTGCAAATGAATATAAGAAGAGAGTTGCCTATAAGAGCAAGTGAGATGGGTGTTTTAATTTATGTTGAAAAAAGTGATAAAGAAGCCACTCCTCTGATGATAAGTAACTTCTTTGGGATAGCTAAACCTTCCGTTACAGATATGGTTAATTCATTAGTTAATAAGGATTACTTAGTTAAAATACCATCCATAGCTGATAAAAGAAGTTATACTCTTGGAGTTACACCAAAAGGAGAAGAGCTTTTAGAGACTACTTATAAAGAGTATTTTATAGGTATAGAGCTTCTCGAGGAAAAAATGGGGTATGAAGAATTTAAACTATTTACCCAACTGCTTCAAAAAGCAAATCAAATACTAAGTGAGGAGAGATAATGATGAAGGTATTAGTAACTGGAGCCACAGGCAACGTGGGAAGCTCAATAGTTAAGGAACTGCTGGCTAGGGGAGAGAATGTAGTCGCTGCAACTACAAATATTGAGAAAATCTACAAACTATTTGATAACAAGGTTGAACCTGTGTACTTTGATTTTACCGACAACAACACATTTAACAACGCACTTGAAGCTGTAGATAGGGTGTTTCTTATGAGACCACCTCATCTTGGAAAGCCTGAACATTTATACCCTTTCATTGATGCAATGAAGGCTCATGATATTAAATTAGTTTCATTCCTTTCTTTGATGGGGGTGGAAAATAATACAATACCGCCTCATCATAAAATTGAAAAATATATTGAAAAACTACATCTTCCTTATGCTCATGTTCGGCCTGGATTCTTTATGCAAAATTTATCAGGAATTCACTCAGTTGAAATAAGAGAAAAGCATGAGATTTTTGTACCTGCAGGAAAGAGTAAAACAAGTTTTATTGATGTAGCGGATATTGGGCTTGCAACAGCTATTTTGCTTCATGAACCTGAAAAATATAAAAATACTGCTCATACAATAACTGGTCTCGAAGCCTTAGACTATTTCCAAGTTGCAGATATATTAAGCAAAGCAGTAGGGAGAAAAATTACTTATACAAAGCCTGGATACTTAAAATATAGAAACTATTACATTAAAAAGAGAGGGCTTGATAAGACCTATGTGAATGTGACTATAGCGCTATATTTTATGACTAGAATGGGAACAGCAAAAGATATCACAAAAGATTTTTATGAGTTAACAGGTAGAAAGCCTCGCACATTTGAAGAGTTTGCAAAGGACAACATTAAATATTTTATTTAAATTATGGTAAAAAATCTTAAGGGTTTTTTACCTTTTTTGTTTAAAAAAACTTGTAAGTACATACTACTAATATAATTAGGAGGTGATCTTAATTGATTAATAATAAATACAATCTAAAAAACTATATAGAGCTTATGAAAAAAGAAATAGGTACTCAAAGTCTTCTTGTTATAAAGCATGTCCTTGCAGGCAAAGATCAGCCTGTGGATTTAGCTCTTGTATATGTAGATGGATTGGTAGATAAAAATATTATCGACAGAGATATTCTTCAGCCTCTTATGCTTCACATAGACGAGAACTTAAACGGCAAAGACAATCTAGCGGATTATCTTGCGAAAAGATATATAGCCATGAGTCAGACTACAGTTATGTCAAATATAGATGAAGCAATTATAAATGTAAAAAGAGGCAAATCTATTATATTTGTTAACAATCAGCTTAATTTTATGATAGTAGATACAAAGGGTGGCAGCTACAGAGCTATTGAAGAATCCAGTATAGAAACTGCTGCAAGAGCTCCTAAGGAAAGCTTTGTTGAAAATCTTGGAACAAATGTGAGCATGATAAGGCGCTCTATAAAAGATAAAAACTTATGTTTTCAAAGATATACCTTAGGCCAAAGAACCCAAACGGATGTATGTATTATTTATTTAAAAGATGTAGTGGATAACGATGTTTTAAATAGTGTAAAAGAGAGAATAAGTCTTATTAATATAGACAATGCTAATAGCTCTGGATTTATTGAGCAATTAATAGAAGATAACACCTATTCTGTATTTCCACAGCTATTTTCAACGGAGAGAGTAGATAAAGTTGTATCACGAATATTAGAAGGAAGAGTAGCTATAATAACTAGCGGCACACCTATAGTACTTACGGCACCTGCAACCTTTATGGAGTTCTTTCATTCAGTAGAGGACTATTACGACAGATTTGTAGCAGCTAATGCTTTCAGAGTAATTAGATTTCTAGCAATATTTATAGTTATTACCGCCACCCCGGCTTATTTAGTGCTTATCAAATATAATACAGAATTAATACCTATAAATTTTCTAATACCTATAATGCAGTCTAGAATGGATATAGCTCTTCCAGCTTTTCTTGAGATATTTTTAATGGAGCTTATAATAGAGTTCTTGCGAGAAGGCGGATTAAGACTGCCAAGCAAGATTGCCCAAACTCTAAGCGTAGTTGGTGGTATTATAGTTGGGGACATGGCTGTAAAATCAAGGTTTGTGAGTCCAACAACCTTATTTATAGTAGGAATTTCAGTTGTTGCTTCCTTTGTAACTCCAAACTATGAAATGTCTCTTTCGATACGATTCATAAGGTTCCCAATGTTAGTTCTTGCTGAAACACTTGGCATGCTTGGAATAGCTTTAGGATGGTTTTCTCTCATAATGCATTTGCTTTCCTTAGAAAGCTTCGGAGTTCCCTATTATTCCGTAAACAAGTATAAGGATTTACAGGATGGTGCCACAAGATCGCCTATTTGGAAAATGAAAGAAAGGCCTGGAGAAATTCCTCATAAAGACAACATAAGACAGAAAAGTATTAGAAAATATTTGTGGAGAAAAAGAAAATGAAAAAGATAGGAAAAGATGATATTACTTATCAGGAATTTACCTATATAATAGTTGGAGCTATTTTCGGAGTGGGTGTTTTATCTCTTCCCAATAGATTGGTTGAAATAGCAAGACAGGATGGATGGATTTCTGCTGCTATTGGAGGAGTTTATCCTGTATATATTGCGCTTTTAACTATTTATATATCAAAAAAGTTTCCAGAGGATAATATTTTATCTATAAGCAAAAAAATCTTTGGTAAATTTATTGGCTCAATTTTAAATCTTTTATTTTCTGCACAATTTTTTATTAACTTAATTGGCATTACCTCTGGAGCTATAAACTTATCAATAATATATATAGTTGGGTTTTTAAACGTATTGAAGGTTTCCATCGTTGTACTTATATTAGCTGTTTATGGAACCTACCTAGGTTTAAAAGTAGTTGGCAGAATAAGTGAGCTGATGTATTATCTAACGGCGGTTTTATTAATTATTCCTTTAATTGCATTAAAAGATGGTTCATTATTAAACATTTCTCCGGTTTTAGGCGCTGGAGTTAAAAATATTTTAAAAGCAAGTGTGGAAACCGGGTTTTCTTATTCTGGTGTAGAAATAATGCTGTTAATTTATCCTAATGTGAAAGATAAAAGCAATTTAAAGAGCGCAACATTAAAAAGTGTAATGGTAATAGTCTTTATATATACTTATATCACTTTTTTAACCACATATTTTGCAGGACCAGATTCAACTTTAAAATCTTATTTTTCTGTTATGCTTTTGAATGAAACTATAAATCTTCCTTTTTTAAATAGTTTCAGATTTGTCTTTATGTATATGTGGATAATGATTGTTTTTAAAACCATAATAAATAATTACTACAGCTTTACTTATACTATAAGCAACGCCATTGTAAAACTTAACATTAAAAAAATGTGCATAATACTATATCCTATTATTCTTGTTGTAGTAAATACCATTAGCAACGAGGCAACAAGAAGAAGCTTTATATCAAAGTCAATAAACTATACAGCAACCTTCAATATTGTATTTTTATCTTTAGTAGCTATAATAATTTTCTTTAAAAAAGGTGAAAAGAATGAAAGTATATAAGCTGTTTATTTCTATAGTACTTATAATATCTATTAGTTCATTTTTTCTTTCTGGAGTCAGAAGAGAATCTGTTGAAAAGCTAGCTATAAATTCGGCTATCGGCTATGATCTAGAAGAAAATGCACAAGGAATAAAAATACGTTCAGCAACTGCTAGTCGTTATATGGTAACGGAAAATGAAGTTGAGTCTATGAATGTAACAAGCAGAGGTAGAACTATTCCAGAATTAAGGGAAGAAAGACAAAGAAAACTGGATAAAAAGATTTTGCTTGGGTTGGAAAAGGTATATATCATAAGCGATGAATATGCTAGATATGGAATAAAAGATATTATGGACAGTTTTTTTAGAAATCCGGATGTTAAGGATTCTACCTTGCTTTGTATTTGTGAGGGTAAAGCAGAGGATATTATGAATACTAAGCTAGAAGGATATCCTTCAGCAGGAGACTATATCGAAGGTCTTATTAGGTATTCAAGAGAACTTAATTTTTTTCCTGACAACTATAAATTAATAGATGCTTATCTTAGATTAGATGCAGAAGGTCGTAACTTAGTTCTCCCGTATATTAAAGTTGAAGAAAACACAATAGTAATTTCAGGACTAGCACTTTTTAAGGAAGATAAGATGGTTGGACTATTGCCTATGGGAAGGACTAAGCAGCATAATGTACTGCGAGAAAACAATCTAATGGGTCTTATTACTATACAGGAAAACTCTGATAAGTATTTGGGTATTTACGGAAAAAGTAAAAGAAAGGTTAAGTGCTACAAGGAAAATGACAAATATAGGTTTGTAATAAACTTAAAAATTACTGGAGATATAATTACTAACGAATATGAGGCAATGCTAATTAATAAACCCGATAAAAAGAAAGAAGCTGAAGATAAGCTTAAAGCTAACCTGGAAAAGGAATTAAGAGCTTTTTTAGAGAACTTAAAGTCAGAATATAAAGTGGATACCTTAGAGCTTGGAAGAGTAGCAGCAGCCAAGTATGGAAGAAAGACAGGGGTAGACTGGAATGAAATTGTTTCAAACTCAGAAATAGATGTTAATGTTACTGTAAAAATAGCTAAGTTTGGAAGGGGAGATTACTAAAGAGATATCTTCTTTTTGAAATAATATATTTAAAAA
The genomic region above belongs to Clostridium swellfunianum and contains:
- a CDS encoding MarR family winged helix-turn-helix transcriptional regulator — its product is MKENIIACEDAITRFCRLQMNIRRELPIRASEMGVLIYVEKSDKEATPLMISNFFGIAKPSVTDMVNSLVNKDYLVKIPSIADKRSYTLGVTPKGEELLETTYKEYFIGIELLEEKMGYEEFKLFTQLLQKANQILSEER
- a CDS encoding spore germination protein — encoded protein: MINNKYNLKNYIELMKKEIGTQSLLVIKHVLAGKDQPVDLALVYVDGLVDKNIIDRDILQPLMLHIDENLNGKDNLADYLAKRYIAMSQTTVMSNIDEAIINVKRGKSIIFVNNQLNFMIVDTKGGSYRAIEESSIETAARAPKESFVENLGTNVSMIRRSIKDKNLCFQRYTLGQRTQTDVCIIYLKDVVDNDVLNSVKERISLINIDNANSSGFIEQLIEDNTYSVFPQLFSTERVDKVVSRILEGRVAIITSGTPIVLTAPATFMEFFHSVEDYYDRFVAANAFRVIRFLAIFIVITATPAYLVLIKYNTELIPINFLIPIMQSRMDIALPAFLEIFLMELIIEFLREGGLRLPSKIAQTLSVVGGIIVGDMAVKSRFVSPTTLFIVGISVVASFVTPNYEMSLSIRFIRFPMLVLAETLGMLGIALGWFSLIMHLLSLESFGVPYYSVNKYKDLQDGATRSPIWKMKERPGEIPHKDNIRQKSIRKYLWRKRK
- a CDS encoding Ger(x)C family spore germination protein; the protein is MKVYKLFISIVLIISISSFFLSGVRRESVEKLAINSAIGYDLEENAQGIKIRSATASRYMVTENEVESMNVTSRGRTIPELREERQRKLDKKILLGLEKVYIISDEYARYGIKDIMDSFFRNPDVKDSTLLCICEGKAEDIMNTKLEGYPSAGDYIEGLIRYSRELNFFPDNYKLIDAYLRLDAEGRNLVLPYIKVEENTIVISGLALFKEDKMVGLLPMGRTKQHNVLRENNLMGLITIQENSDKYLGIYGKSKRKVKCYKENDKYRFVINLKITGDIITNEYEAMLINKPDKKKEAEDKLKANLEKELRAFLENLKSEYKVDTLELGRVAAAKYGRKTGVDWNEIVSNSEIDVNVTVKIAKFGRGDY
- a CDS encoding SDR family oxidoreductase is translated as MKVLVTGATGNVGSSIVKELLARGENVVAATTNIEKIYKLFDNKVEPVYFDFTDNNTFNNALEAVDRVFLMRPPHLGKPEHLYPFIDAMKAHDIKLVSFLSLMGVENNTIPPHHKIEKYIEKLHLPYAHVRPGFFMQNLSGIHSVEIREKHEIFVPAGKSKTSFIDVADIGLATAILLHEPEKYKNTAHTITGLEALDYFQVADILSKAVGRKITYTKPGYLKYRNYYIKKRGLDKTYVNVTIALYFMTRMGTAKDITKDFYELTGRKPRTFEEFAKDNIKYFI
- a CDS encoding GerAB/ArcD/ProY family transporter, with translation MKKIGKDDITYQEFTYIIVGAIFGVGVLSLPNRLVEIARQDGWISAAIGGVYPVYIALLTIYISKKFPEDNILSISKKIFGKFIGSILNLLFSAQFFINLIGITSGAINLSIIYIVGFLNVLKVSIVVLILAVYGTYLGLKVVGRISELMYYLTAVLLIIPLIALKDGSLLNISPVLGAGVKNILKASVETGFSYSGVEIMLLIYPNVKDKSNLKSATLKSVMVIVFIYTYITFLTTYFAGPDSTLKSYFSVMLLNETINLPFLNSFRFVFMYMWIMIVFKTIINNYYSFTYTISNAIVKLNIKKMCIILYPIILVVVNTISNEATRRSFISKSINYTATFNIVFLSLVAIIIFFKKGEKNESI